The proteins below are encoded in one region of Methanosarcina barkeri 3:
- a CDS encoding PAS domain S-box protein: protein MKNSIRNSGIDSIGSVPWGTHFCQFYQNKEELKDIIIPYLKAGLESNEFCIWIASNHLEVKEAEEVLKTAVTNADTYLEKKQIEIISLNHWYIENETFDFQEVLNDLIDKINKSLAGGYDGLRLIKNTSSLENESWNNFVNYERGMDSIINKCPVIALCTYSLDTCSAVDVIEIAANHQLVLAKKEGKWEKIENSERESHAECRQTEEALRKSEERYRMLFTNMTDGFGLLEVIYDKKGKPHDYRYLELNPAFELILGVKREQILGKTMLEVFPNVSPIAIEKYNEVALSGKPTHFEIGSEIAHKHLDIYVFSPEKGKVALILRDITKRKQMERELQESEEKYRNIIETASEGIWIGDPEARTIYVNKRLAEMLRYTQDEMIGRLAWDFVIEENKLTVKKNLEDRRRGIDRSYEFKFIRKDGSPLWTIVSGKALFDNNGKFIGNMAMFTDITQRKETEEKLKSTLDNLEKLVKERTAELENAYNSLKKSEKGLAEAQKMAHVGNWEWDITADKAYWSDELYRIFKRNPQKSGPPYNEFLNYIHPDNRDLVKNVTKEAINGKPYSIECKIVRDDGEERIIHMQSEVIFDEKNNPVQIRGILQDITEYQRMEDALRQNEELLSAFLEQLPVGTGLVDPQGRLMVNNSIFRRFIGSVIPSHDSENSWRWRAWGTNGRLLNESQWPGERALQGENVTCGTDFLYTSSDGREIWVRISAVPFRDREGKIKGVIVVLQDIDEQKRSQEALQKIEKIRIKEIHHRIKNNLQVVSSLLDLQAETFSHLEVCKTLEVIEAFMESRSRVISMALIHEELYKGDKIDTLDFAAYLKKLTVDLLDSYNLGNKDISFKLNLEQVYLGMDTAIPLGIIVNELVSNSFKHAFPAGGKGEIRINLCRTETSAVKNNVSVLDEECIEKNGFDYVLEVSDNGKGISQEINFPSADSLGLQLVTILVEQIDSCVKLKRDHGTKFTIWFSDVEK, encoded by the coding sequence ATGAAAAATAGTATTAGAAATTCTGGTATTGATTCCATTGGGAGTGTGCCCTGGGGAACACATTTCTGCCAATTTTACCAGAATAAAGAAGAATTGAAGGATATAATTATTCCGTATTTAAAAGCCGGACTGGAGAGTAACGAATTTTGCATCTGGATTGCATCGAATCATCTGGAAGTAAAAGAGGCAGAAGAAGTATTGAAAACAGCTGTTACCAATGCTGATACTTACCTGGAAAAGAAACAAATCGAGATTATCTCCTTAAATCATTGGTATATAGAAAACGAAACTTTTGATTTTCAGGAAGTCTTAAACGATTTAATTGATAAAATAAATAAGTCGTTAGCAGGTGGTTATGATGGTTTGAGATTGATCAAGAATACCTCCTCGCTAGAAAACGAAAGTTGGAATAACTTTGTTAATTATGAAAGAGGAATGGACTCTATCATAAACAAATGTCCAGTCATAGCACTGTGTACCTATTCTCTAGATACATGCAGTGCTGTCGATGTTATTGAGATTGCCGCAAATCATCAACTTGTTTTGGCAAAAAAAGAAGGAAAGTGGGAGAAAATAGAAAACTCCGAAAGAGAAAGTCATGCTGAGTGCAGACAAACTGAAGAAGCTCTTCGGAAAAGTGAAGAGCGTTACCGTATGCTCTTTACAAACATGACCGATGGCTTCGGTCTTTTAGAGGTCATCTACGATAAAAAGGGTAAGCCACACGACTATCGTTACCTTGAACTTAATCCCGCTTTTGAACTCATTTTAGGAGTAAAAAGGGAACAGATCCTGGGCAAAACTATGCTGGAAGTATTCCCCAATGTGAGCCCTATAGCAATTGAGAAGTATAACGAAGTGGCACTTTCAGGCAAGCCGACGCACTTTGAGATCGGTAGTGAAATAGCGCATAAACATCTGGATATCTATGTTTTCAGTCCTGAGAAAGGGAAGGTAGCACTGATTCTAAGAGATATCACCAAACGTAAACAGATGGAGAGGGAACTGCAAGAAAGCGAGGAAAAATACCGCAATATAATTGAAACAGCCAGTGAAGGTATATGGATAGGTGATCCTGAAGCCAGGACTATTTATGTTAATAAAAGATTAGCTGAAATGTTAAGATACACTCAGGACGAAATGATTGGCAGATTGGCGTGGGATTTTGTAATTGAGGAAAATAAGCTAACTGTTAAAAAGAATCTTGAAGACAGACGGCGTGGTATTGATAGGAGCTACGAGTTTAAGTTCATACGTAAAGATGGCTCACCATTATGGACAATTGTAAGTGGTAAAGCTCTATTTGACAACAATGGTAAGTTTATAGGCAACATGGCAATGTTTACTGACATCACTCAGAGAAAGGAAACAGAAGAGAAATTGAAAAGTACACTCGACAACCTGGAAAAACTGGTTAAAGAACGTACAGCCGAGCTTGAAAATGCTTATAATTCTTTAAAAAAGAGTGAAAAAGGTCTTGCTGAAGCTCAAAAAATGGCTCATGTTGGAAACTGGGAATGGGATATTACTGCTGATAAAGCATACTGGTCTGATGAGCTATATCGAATTTTTAAACGCAATCCACAAAAATCAGGACCACCTTATAATGAATTCTTAAATTACATACACCCAGATAATCGAGATCTCGTCAAAAATGTCACTAAGGAAGCCATAAACGGAAAGCCTTACAGTATTGAGTGCAAGATTGTTCGGGATGATGGGGAAGAACGTATAATCCATATGCAGTCAGAGGTTATTTTTGATGAAAAAAATAACCCTGTCCAAATTAGAGGAATACTCCAGGATATCACCGAGTATCAAAGAATGGAGGATGCCTTGCGTCAGAATGAGGAGTTGCTTTCTGCTTTCCTTGAGCAACTGCCAGTAGGTACTGGACTTGTCGATCCTCAAGGACGTTTGATGGTTAACAATAGCATATTCCGTCGTTTCATAGGTAGTGTCATTCCATCACATGATTCTGAAAATAGCTGGCGTTGGCGAGCATGGGGAACTAACGGCCGCTTACTCAATGAGTCCCAATGGCCGGGTGAGAGAGCACTTCAAGGTGAAAATGTCACTTGCGGAACGGATTTTCTCTATACCTCCAGTGACGGACGAGAAATATGGGTACGAATAAGCGCTGTTCCCTTCCGTGACAGGGAAGGAAAGATCAAAGGTGTCATTGTTGTCCTTCAGGATATAGACGAACAAAAGCGGAGCCAGGAGGCTCTGCAAAAAATCGAAAAGATTCGCATAAAAGAAATTCACCACAGGATTAAAAATAATCTGCAGGTGGTTTCGTCTTTGCTTGATCTTCAAGCAGAAACCTTCTCTCACCTTGAGGTTTGTAAGACTCTGGAGGTTATCGAGGCTTTTATGGAAAGCCGGAGTCGAGTAATTTCTATGGCCCTTATTCATGAGGAGCTATATAAAGGGGATAAAATCGACACACTTGACTTTGCAGCTTACTTAAAAAAATTGACTGTAGATCTTCTTGACTCTTACAATCTGGGAAATAAGGATATCAGTTTCAAGCTTAATCTTGAACAGGTTTATCTTGGCATGGATACTGCAATTCCTCTGGGAATTATTGTAAACGAGCTGGTCTCAAATTCATTTAAGCATGCTTTTCCTGCTGGAGGAAAAGGCGAGATCCGGATAAATCTCTGCAGGACAGAAACTTCTGCCGTCAAAAATAATGTCTCCGTTCTGGATGAGGAATGTATTGAAAAAAATGGCTTTGACTATGTACTCGAAGTATCGGACAATGGAAAAGGAATTTCGCAAGAAATTAACTTTCCCAGTGCGGACTCCCTGGGTCTTCAGCTTGTAACTATTCTTGTTGAACAGATAGATAGCTGTGTAAAGCTTAAAAGAGACCATGGAACGAAATTCACGATATGGTTTAGTGATGTAGAGAAATAA
- a CDS encoding nitrous oxide reductase family maturation protein NosD: MWGIKINRFVNLLVAFLIFTLSSSNGTAIEILVQPGESIQAAVNNTSSGDLIIVKPGNYSENIIIGTQNLTVRSESGNPEDTIVSANNPNINVFHIRANNITINGFKVRSAQYAEVTGIYLAGCSQCTISNNDLSENYLGMYLSNSKNNMITDNKMNLNERYGIQLMHSEGNILSNNSASSNHHGIVLGNNCSDNNLTGNTASLNAGYGFYFINSSSNNLNNNTISKNDMGIYLTNSNLNTISGNNILENIRYGMWISHSNYSIISGNTINKSNLGIRLNSSDNSTLSGNILAFNYISGLSMCPACDNNTMFDNYLNNVFNVEVGNRRNTWNTEMKAGVNIVGGPYLGGNFWASPAGTGFSQTAQDRDENGIADIKYNETNFTDNLPLVPVSNPQQKALPLANSSTDLTSLSADSTSLSTDLTDVIASKMANTPVAQNSSKESNATERVNNQ, encoded by the coding sequence ATGTGGGGGATTAAAATAAACAGATTTGTCAACTTACTTGTAGCCTTTCTTATTTTCACGTTAAGTTCGAGTAACGGGACTGCAATTGAGATTCTCGTCCAGCCTGGAGAATCAATACAGGCCGCAGTAAACAATACAAGTTCAGGTGATTTGATAATCGTAAAGCCCGGAAACTATTCCGAAAACATTATAATCGGTACCCAGAATCTGACAGTAAGATCCGAATCCGGGAATCCTGAGGATACAATAGTTAGTGCAAACAACCCGAACATAAACGTATTTCACATACGAGCAAATAATATAACGATTAACGGGTTTAAAGTCCGATCAGCCCAATATGCTGAAGTAACAGGAATTTATTTAGCCGGATGCAGTCAATGTACTATAAGTAACAATGACCTTTCGGAAAATTACCTCGGGATGTATCTGAGTAACTCAAAAAATAACATGATTACGGACAATAAAATGAACCTGAACGAGAGATACGGAATCCAGCTCATGCACTCGGAAGGAAATATACTCTCAAATAACAGTGCCAGTTCAAACCATCATGGAATTGTCCTGGGAAATAATTGCAGCGACAATAACCTGACAGGGAATACAGCAAGTTTGAATGCAGGTTACGGTTTTTACTTTATAAATTCAAGCAGTAACAATCTCAATAACAATACGATAAGCAAAAACGATATGGGAATTTATCTGACAAATTCAAATCTGAACACAATTTCAGGGAATAATATTTTGGAGAACATACGGTACGGAATGTGGATTTCACACTCAAACTACAGCATAATTTCAGGGAACACGATTAACAAAAGTAACTTGGGCATTCGTCTGAACTCCTCGGACAATAGCACGCTTTCGGGAAATATTCTTGCTTTCAATTATATCTCAGGTCTTTCTATGTGTCCAGCCTGTGATAACAACACTATGTTCGACAACTATCTCAATAATGTCTTTAATGTAGAAGTCGGAAACAGGAGAAATACCTGGAACACAGAAATGAAAGCAGGCGTAAACATTGTAGGAGGGCCATACCTTGGAGGCAACTTCTGGGCAAGCCCGGCAGGGACAGGTTTCTCTCAAACCGCACAGGATAGGGATGAAAACGGCATTGCAGATATAAAGTATAACGAAACCAACTTTACGGATAATCTGCCGCTTGTACCCGTATCCAATCCACAGCAGAAGGCGCTCCCTCTTGCAAACTCCAGTACTGATCTTACAAGTTTAAGTGCTGATAGCACAAGTTTAAGTACTGATCTTACTGACGTCATTGCTTCAAAAATGGCAAATACTCCTGTTGCACAAAATAGCTCAAAAGAGAGCAATGCCACGGAAAGAGTTAATAATCAGTGA
- the ppcA gene encoding phosphoenolpyruvate carboxylase — MNRKTVFPKVMCTQHPDSASRYISTQEEPEEAIEAAQVFGCDEYMPDYEGKATPYHQNVQIVSKFIEETDLIPGKDIFITPRAPSAVQENRFRQLMVMMSIAEANYNALEYSDIQAINEFVHPMTDSVREIIEAQQHMVDVSELAKKEFGFSMEVPRIIPLIEDAPALLHARELAENTLLAWKGHFGTDPEKFRVFLGKSDSALSFGHVASTLSCKYAINGICELNSELDTQTGIIFGAGTLPFRGHLDLKNAENFFREYRGVGTITLQSALRYSHKKGDAESLVNLAKARLPETPEFFSVEEKEEIINLIGIFGTSYSRILRQLAPVINRVADLLPQQRDRLMHKGTGGYSRSAPDISGLVKFCRTDIAKELEASMPAEDLHLPRAIKFTGALYSIGLPPEFIGTGRALEEARKKLGEAACENLLTKYFPSLEGDLNFASGYLDLNVASRFLSRDCLKEVRKDLDILHEIFDLETSPEPSYRILVEMMQPDLLQAGSRGNCMDEEVSQLVCSTLTKMGKIRKALG; from the coding sequence ATGAATAGAAAAACCGTTTTTCCAAAAGTAATGTGTACCCAGCATCCGGACTCGGCATCAAGATATATATCTACGCAGGAAGAGCCGGAAGAAGCTATAGAGGCTGCACAGGTATTCGGCTGTGATGAGTATATGCCGGATTATGAAGGGAAGGCAACTCCCTACCATCAGAATGTCCAGATTGTATCGAAATTCATAGAAGAAACAGACCTGATCCCAGGAAAAGACATTTTTATTACTCCTCGGGCTCCGAGTGCGGTTCAGGAAAACCGGTTCAGACAGCTTATGGTTATGATGTCAATTGCTGAGGCTAATTACAATGCCCTTGAATACTCGGATATTCAGGCAATCAACGAATTCGTGCATCCCATGACAGACAGCGTCAGGGAAATCATTGAAGCTCAGCAGCATATGGTAGACGTAAGTGAACTTGCAAAAAAAGAATTCGGTTTCTCAATGGAGGTTCCGCGTATAATTCCTCTTATAGAGGATGCTCCTGCGTTGCTGCATGCGAGAGAACTTGCAGAAAACACGCTTCTTGCCTGGAAAGGACATTTCGGGACAGATCCCGAGAAATTCAGGGTATTTCTAGGTAAGTCTGACTCTGCCCTTTCCTTCGGGCATGTTGCGAGCACACTTTCATGCAAATACGCAATAAACGGAATCTGCGAACTAAATTCCGAACTCGACACCCAAACTGGTATTATATTCGGAGCAGGAACACTGCCTTTCAGAGGACACCTGGACCTGAAGAATGCAGAAAATTTTTTCAGGGAATACCGTGGAGTCGGAACGATTACTCTCCAATCCGCGCTCAGGTACAGTCATAAAAAAGGAGATGCCGAGTCCCTGGTAAACCTTGCAAAAGCCAGGCTACCTGAAACGCCTGAGTTTTTTTCCGTCGAAGAAAAAGAAGAAATAATAAACCTCATTGGGATATTTGGAACAAGTTACAGCCGTATTCTCAGGCAACTGGCTCCCGTAATAAACCGGGTAGCTGACCTTCTCCCACAGCAGCGGGATCGTCTTATGCACAAAGGTACAGGAGGCTATTCAAGAAGCGCTCCTGATATCTCAGGTCTGGTTAAGTTCTGCCGTACCGATATCGCAAAAGAGCTTGAAGCCAGTATGCCTGCTGAAGACCTTCATCTTCCAAGGGCAATTAAGTTTACAGGCGCTCTTTATTCTATAGGCCTGCCTCCGGAATTCATAGGGACAGGCCGTGCTCTTGAAGAAGCCCGGAAGAAACTCGGAGAAGCTGCCTGTGAAAACCTGCTTACAAAGTACTTCCCTTCCCTTGAAGGTGACCTGAATTTTGCATCAGGATATCTGGATCTCAATGTAGCTTCCCGCTTCCTATCCAGGGATTGTCTGAAGGAAGTCCGCAAAGATTTGGATATCCTGCATGAGATCTTTGATCTTGAAACAAGTCCCGAACCTTCTTACCGCATCCTGGTAGAAATGATGCAGCCTGACCTCCTGCAAGCAGGAAGCAGGGGAAATTGCATGGATGAAGAAGTTTCCCAGCTTGTATGCTCGACACTAACCAAAATGGGAAAAATAAGAAAGGCTCTCGGTTAA
- the hcp gene encoding hydroxylamine reductase — protein MFCNQCQEALNVKGCTKNGVCGKKGEAADFQDRLLYVLKSISFFDLKAREYGLNEEATVRFVLDGFFVTLTNTNFDKKAIESYIKKGFEIRDSIKAKLPPGTLPSEKDLPAVATVTQENIESMDAVHSTQDEDIRSLRELLTYGLKGLAAYAHHAYILGYKDEAIYEFIEKGLVSTTDDSIGMDALIGLVMECGQKGVSVLALLDKANTETYGNPEPTAVNIGVRNRPGILISGHDLRDLEQLLEQTKGTGIDVYTHGEMLPANSYPVFKKYDNFAGNYGNAWWKQNEEFEKFNGPILMTTNCIIPPRESYKNRIYTTGIVGFEGLTHIYENEDGTKDFTPLIEQAKASKPPEPIESGTITAGFAHEAALSVADKIIDAVKTGKISRFMVMAGCDGRQKERTYYTDFAKALPKDTVILTAGCAKYRYNKLDLGDIEGIPRVIDAGQCNDSYSLVVIAQKLAEAFGLEDINDLPVSYNIAWYEQKAVLVLLALLSLGVKNITLGPTLPAFLSPNVVKVLVENFSLRPNTTVEEDMKVLLKQA, from the coding sequence ATGTTCTGTAACCAATGTCAGGAAGCGCTTAACGTGAAAGGTTGTACTAAAAACGGGGTTTGCGGCAAAAAAGGGGAAGCTGCAGATTTCCAGGACAGACTGCTCTATGTCCTTAAAAGCATCTCGTTCTTTGACCTGAAGGCAAGGGAATATGGTCTTAACGAAGAAGCAACCGTTAGGTTTGTGCTCGACGGGTTCTTTGTCACTCTTACAAATACCAACTTTGACAAAAAGGCGATTGAATCTTATATAAAAAAAGGGTTTGAGATCCGGGATTCCATTAAGGCAAAACTGCCTCCGGGAACGCTGCCTTCCGAAAAAGACTTGCCTGCTGTGGCTACGGTTACTCAGGAAAATATAGAAAGTATGGATGCTGTCCATTCCACACAGGATGAGGACATCAGGTCTCTTCGGGAGCTCCTGACTTACGGCCTTAAAGGGCTGGCTGCTTATGCTCACCACGCTTATATCCTGGGATATAAGGATGAAGCGATTTATGAGTTTATAGAAAAAGGACTGGTTTCGACTACGGACGATAGCATCGGTATGGATGCCTTGATTGGTCTAGTTATGGAATGCGGGCAAAAAGGTGTCTCCGTCCTTGCCTTACTAGATAAGGCAAATACCGAAACCTATGGAAACCCGGAGCCGACAGCCGTTAATATTGGCGTGAGGAACAGGCCAGGAATTCTTATTAGCGGTCACGACCTGCGGGATCTGGAACAGCTTCTCGAGCAGACAAAGGGCACAGGAATTGATGTTTATACGCACGGGGAAATGCTTCCAGCAAATTCTTACCCTGTCTTCAAGAAATACGATAACTTCGCAGGCAATTACGGTAACGCCTGGTGGAAACAGAACGAAGAATTTGAAAAGTTCAACGGCCCAATCCTCATGACTACTAATTGCATAATCCCCCCAAGAGAGTCATATAAAAACCGGATTTATACTACAGGGATAGTTGGGTTTGAAGGGCTTACCCATATCTACGAAAACGAAGACGGCACAAAAGATTTCACCCCTCTAATCGAGCAGGCAAAAGCGAGCAAGCCTCCAGAGCCAATCGAAAGCGGAACCATAACCGCAGGATTTGCACACGAGGCAGCTCTCTCGGTTGCGGATAAAATTATAGACGCCGTAAAAACCGGAAAGATCAGCAGGTTTATGGTTATGGCAGGCTGCGACGGCAGGCAGAAAGAAAGAACTTACTATACCGATTTTGCAAAGGCTCTCCCTAAAGATACAGTGATCCTGACTGCAGGCTGTGCCAAATACCGATACAATAAACTCGATCTTGGTGATATCGAAGGAATCCCAAGAGTAATCGATGCCGGGCAGTGCAATGATTCCTATTCACTTGTTGTAATAGCGCAGAAACTTGCAGAGGCTTTCGGGCTTGAGGATATAAATGACCTTCCTGTCTCATACAATATAGCCTGGTACGAGCAAAAAGCCGTGCTTGTGCTGCTCGCCCTGTTGAGCCTCGGTGTAAAGAATATCACACTCGGTCCGACACTTCCAGCTTTCCTCTCCCCTAATGTTGTTAAAGTACTGGTTGAAAATTTCAGTCTCAGACCTAATACAACTGTCGAAGAGGATATGAAAGTACTTCTTAAACAGGCCTGA
- a CDS encoding universal stress protein: MATVNFKKIMIATDGSDYSGLAAEKGIGLARLSGGTVFAVCVVSNTSLSMYMDYLSSTGVSPNWELIYEGLEIQAQQAVDYVKGLGEKKGINVESIVLEGVPVDELIHYAEENGMDIIVMGTLGRTGIERLLLGSVAGNVVRYSKVPVVVVRKKHKA; this comes from the coding sequence ATGGCAACTGTTAATTTTAAGAAAATAATGATTGCAACCGACGGCTCAGACTACTCCGGGCTAGCTGCCGAAAAAGGAATAGGACTTGCTCGATTGAGTGGAGGGACGGTTTTTGCAGTCTGTGTGGTGTCAAATACTTCCTTGTCTATGTATATGGATTATCTTTCTTCTACTGGTGTGAGTCCTAATTGGGAGTTGATATATGAAGGATTGGAAATCCAGGCTCAACAGGCTGTAGATTATGTAAAAGGTTTAGGAGAGAAAAAAGGAATCAATGTGGAGTCCATCGTGCTTGAAGGAGTTCCTGTAGATGAACTTATTCATTATGCCGAGGAAAACGGAATGGATATTATTGTTATGGGTACTCTTGGCAGAACAGGAATTGAACGGCTGCTTTTAGGCAGCGTTGCTGGAAATGTGGTTCGGTACTCAAAAGTTCCTGTTGTGGTTGTAAGGAAAAAACATAAAGCATGA
- a CDS encoding flavodoxin family protein: MKVVGILSSPRGKKSNTLKLMDAALQGAAEAEAEVEAIDIAKLKIKYCIACDSCHEKGECTIKDDFNLVMGKLLAADGIILSSPNYITNVTAQLKTLFDRSPLMVHEQLFEGKYGFSLTTAGSREVDFVLDIMNNYMKICGGNTIGGVGCAMSQGPSALEAAIEKSREMGKDLVKSINEKRQYPEQEAAQKTWRERFKYVLLANKDHWTHNCDYWMEKGWIQK, translated from the coding sequence ATGAAAGTAGTTGGTATACTGTCAAGCCCACGAGGCAAAAAGAGTAACACTCTAAAACTAATGGATGCAGCCCTCCAAGGAGCTGCAGAGGCAGAAGCTGAAGTTGAAGCTATTGACATTGCAAAGTTGAAGATCAAATATTGTATTGCATGTGATTCGTGTCATGAGAAAGGTGAATGCACAATAAAAGATGACTTCAATTTAGTAATGGGAAAACTACTAGCTGCAGACGGAATTATCTTGAGTAGCCCTAACTACATAACAAATGTTACAGCACAACTCAAGACACTGTTTGATAGAAGTCCACTCATGGTTCATGAACAGCTCTTTGAAGGGAAATATGGTTTTTCATTGACTACAGCAGGTAGTCGTGAAGTCGATTTTGTACTTGATATTATGAACAACTACATGAAAATCTGCGGGGGCAATACCATCGGGGGAGTTGGCTGTGCAATGTCGCAGGGCCCTTCAGCATTGGAAGCAGCTATTGAAAAATCTCGTGAAATGGGAAAAGACCTTGTTAAATCAATAAACGAGAAAAGGCAATATCCTGAACAGGAAGCTGCACAGAAAACCTGGAGAGAGCGGTTCAAGTATGTCCTTCTTGCCAATAAAGACCACTGGACGCATAACTGCGATTACTGGATGGAAAAAGGCTGGATTCAAAAATAA
- a CDS encoding DUF169 domain-containing protein: protein MGNKLTEAGRLKLRPLCIYDTDEIPEDAVPSYTVDRCVAKAIYASALFEETPPVYIEAGHEQCCAGGMTWMGLAEPHPKLKYFVTVGTPDFHGGAAEHLKATPELFDEQRKRAGEILPHGKYTVIAPCTHNPVPETVRSFIVFAGSEQIRNLCGLAQFNSSEPFFKTVIPGGPICATMIAFPAGMAENAPKDSAYVGPVDPTGNPWLPPELMIMGIPSSLAQQMGADFEESFICKRSKIAYPENRIAINPYMKVIEK, encoded by the coding sequence TTGGGGAATAAGCTTACTGAAGCTGGCAGATTAAAACTGCGTCCTCTATGTATTTACGATACGGATGAAATTCCTGAAGACGCAGTTCCGTCATACACTGTAGACCGCTGTGTAGCAAAGGCGATTTATGCATCAGCTCTCTTTGAAGAGACGCCTCCGGTCTATATTGAAGCAGGTCATGAACAGTGTTGTGCCGGTGGGATGACCTGGATGGGGTTAGCGGAACCGCACCCGAAGCTTAAATACTTCGTAACTGTGGGCACACCTGATTTCCATGGAGGTGCTGCCGAACATTTAAAAGCAACTCCTGAGCTATTCGATGAGCAGAGAAAGAGAGCAGGAGAAATCCTTCCACATGGAAAATACACAGTCATTGCTCCGTGTACTCACAATCCGGTACCTGAAACTGTCAGGTCTTTTATTGTCTTTGCAGGCAGCGAGCAGATCAGGAACCTCTGCGGGCTGGCGCAGTTCAATAGCTCTGAGCCCTTTTTCAAAACCGTGATACCCGGAGGACCCATTTGCGCTACGATGATCGCTTTCCCGGCAGGCATGGCAGAAAATGCACCGAAAGACTCAGCTTATGTCGGCCCTGTTGATCCTACAGGAAACCCCTGGCTGCCTCCAGAATTGATGATAATGGGTATTCCTTCGAGTTTGGCACAGCAAATGGGAGCCGACTTTGAGGAATCCTTTATCTGCAAGCGGAGCAAAATCGCATATCCTGAGAATCGTATAGCTATTAATCCATATATGAAGGTCATAGAGAAATGA
- a CDS encoding DUF4405 domain-containing protein — protein sequence MKKIKLNYLLDLAFFVQFVLVGYSGLIMYFNHRAAGPILRLIHDKVGVLMLLFFVVHVTLHWRWILLRTKNLFRKEGQIKETKKTKLNYFVDLAFFVQFALVGYSGFIMFFNHHAAGPILRLIHDKIGILMLFFFVAHIALHWRWIIFTTRSLFSIQREMKEGEVIEANYMPVD from the coding sequence ATGAAAAAAATAAAGCTCAACTATCTATTAGACTTGGCATTTTTTGTTCAATTTGTCTTAGTCGGTTATTCAGGTCTTATAATGTATTTTAATCACCGTGCAGCAGGTCCGATCTTAAGACTGATCCATGATAAAGTTGGGGTTCTGATGCTTCTTTTCTTTGTCGTTCATGTTACACTGCACTGGAGATGGATATTACTTCGCACAAAGAATCTTTTCAGAAAAGAAGGACAAATAAAAGAGACAAAAAAAACAAAGCTTAACTATTTTGTGGACTTGGCATTTTTCGTTCAATTTGCTTTAGTTGGTTATTCAGGTTTTATAATGTTTTTCAACCACCATGCAGCAGGCCCAATCTTGAGGCTTATTCATGATAAAATCGGAATCCTTATGCTGTTTTTCTTTGTTGCTCACATTGCACTCCATTGGAGATGGATAATATTCACCACAAGGAGCTTATTCAGTATACAAAGAGAGATGAAAGAGGGTGAAGTTATCGAAGCAAACTATATGCCTGTAGACTGA
- a CDS encoding ABC transporter ATP-binding protein, with protein sequence MTLIKIIETFKKKLNASYVLKSLEKAADFYGESDNDSEINNPGVITKNSPYGGPARNFAKNLGSENTSRNGEVPLIKLTNVWKIYQMGEIEFAALKGINLEIYEGEFLIILGPSGSGKSTLMNLLGCLDIPSKGTVCLNSKDISELNESELAVVRGQMIGFIFQSFNLLPTLNTEENVLLPMEFQEENRQIARQKASYLLEIVGLSDKKKNLPSQLSGGQKQRVAIARSLAVNPPIILADEPTGNLDTKTGDYILEFLDGLQKSEGKTIIIVTHDLELVKYATRIVYIRDGEIEKIETCKEK encoded by the coding sequence ATGACACTTATCAAGATTATAGAGACATTTAAAAAGAAATTAAATGCCTCATACGTTTTAAAGTCGCTTGAGAAAGCAGCAGATTTCTACGGCGAATCGGACAATGATTCCGAAATAAATAATCCAGGGGTGATCACGAAAAACAGCCCGTATGGCGGTCCAGCTCGTAATTTTGCTAAAAATTTGGGTTCAGAAAATACCTCCAGGAATGGGGAGGTTCCACTTATCAAACTGACTAATGTCTGGAAAATTTATCAGATGGGGGAAATTGAGTTTGCAGCCCTGAAAGGAATAAACCTGGAAATTTACGAAGGGGAATTTCTGATAATTCTCGGGCCCAGCGGAAGTGGGAAAAGCACGCTTATGAATTTGCTAGGCTGCCTGGATATACCATCAAAAGGCACGGTTTGCCTGAATTCGAAGGACATCTCAGAATTGAACGAATCGGAACTCGCCGTTGTCCGAGGACAGATGATTGGTTTCATATTCCAGAGCTTCAACCTTCTTCCAACTCTGAACACTGAAGAAAACGTGCTTTTACCTATGGAATTTCAGGAAGAAAATCGACAAATTGCCCGACAAAAAGCCTCATATCTGCTTGAAATCGTCGGACTTTCAGATAAGAAAAAGAACCTTCCCTCCCAGCTTTCCGGCGGGCAGAAGCAGAGAGTTGCAATAGCCCGTTCTCTGGCTGTAAACCCGCCTATAATCCTTGCAGATGAACCTACAGGAAACCTTGATACCAAGACTGGAGATTACATTTTAGAGTTTCTTGATGGACTGCAGAAAAGTGAAGGTAAGACTATTATTATTGTTACCCATGACCTTGAACTTGTAAAATATGCAACAAGAATCGTGTACATAAGAGATGGTGAGATTGAAAAAATCGAGACATGCAAGGAAAAGTAA